The Mytilus edulis chromosome 12, xbMytEdul2.2, whole genome shotgun sequence genome contains a region encoding:
- the LOC139498829 gene encoding uncharacterized protein translates to MDDQSETGEEYAVFIGNLKKDASKTDLKRKLFDLFKHHLKIGLKFHDIKLKGRKNKPKYAFIHLQSKIDRDMALNLLGSWESRSQLSFGFLHIVEPNQIIKVCVKKPDVVSKAGMKSDSNQEIYHEQYKNSDTKTKMENTHSQHKQGVILASHISEDSENVPIKAGWARKSKTVHFSSNEIVDGRQGSTKHYEEGETLGNETRDKEFKAGGGDHYINKNLKDHVSKYLCGFLNSSQRGTLYIGVKDNGTVVGIECDQHTEDNIRIKIDQTVKTIKPAIFPQNYHVDFIPIYHTGGALKYNHKVLEITVEKVETLTQLYEAAGEVYIRRDGSVQGPLKPSDIQEWSKQIHHKELQKALKRQEDKNNKILELEKQKIVLDMEEEKKRLQNESEQEISHLQKQISEVKEENKYLKKHKSKVCVVM, encoded by the exons ATGGATGACCAGTCTGAGACAGGGGAGGAGTATGCTGTCTTTATTGGTAACTTGAAAAAAGATGCTTCAAAAACTGAtctgaaaagaaaattatttgacCTATTTAAGCATCATTTAAAAATAGGCCTGAAATTCCATGACATTAAATTAAAGGGAaggaaaaataaaccaaaatatgCATTCATTCATTTACAGTCAAAGATTGATCGTGACATGGCATTAAATTTGCTTGGTTCATGGGAGAGTCGTTCTCAGTTGAGCTTTGGGTTTTTACACATTGTTGAACCGAATCAGATCATTAAAGTTTGTGTCAAAAAGCCAGATGTTGTTAGCAAAGCTGGAATGAAATCTGATTCCAATCAAGAAATTTATCATGAACAATACAAAAATTCAGATACAAAAACTAAAATGGAAAATACGCATTCACAACATAAACAAGGTGTCATATTAGCCTCCCATATTTCTGAAGATTCTGAAAATGTGCCGATAAAAGCAGGATGGGCTCGCAAATCAAAAACTGTTCATTTTAGTTCGAATGAAATTGTTGATGGCAGACaaggaagtacaaaacactacgAGGAAGGTGAAACACTTGGAAATGAAACTAGGGATAAGGAATTTAAAGCTGGCGGAGGTGaccattatataaataaaaatttgaaggaTCATGTTTCAAAGTATTTATGTGGGTTTCTGAACAGTTCACAGAGAGGGACATTATACATTGGTGTTAAAGACAATG GTACTGTGGTTGGAATAGAATGTGATCAGCATACAGAAGACAACATTCGTATCAAAATAGACCAAACTGTCAAGACAATCAAACCAGCCATCTTTCCACAGAATTATCATGTGGACTTCATCCCTATTTATCACACAGGTGGTGCTCTAAAAT ATAATCACAAAGTGTTAGAGATTACAGTAGAAAAGGTAGAAACCTTGACACAGCTGTATGAAGCTGCTGGAGAAGTATATATACGACGAGATGGAAGTGTACAGGGTCCACTTAAACCTTCAGATATACAGGAATGGTCCAAACAG attCATCATAAGGAATTACAGAAGGCACTGAAAAGACAGGaagataaaaataacaaaattttagaACTTGAAAAACAGAAAATTGTTTTGGATATGGAAGAGGAGAAGAAAAGACTTCAGAACGAATCAGAACAGGAAATTAGTcacttacaaaaacaaatatcagaagtgaaagaagaaaataaatatttgaagaaacACAAGTCAAAAGTCTGTGTAGTAATGTGA